A genomic window from Arthrobacter globiformis includes:
- a CDS encoding Hsp20/alpha crystallin family protein — MLMMSDPFRQLDRLAQQVFGTAAHPAAMPLDVWREDTEFVIAVDLPGVDVNSIDVDIERNVLTVKAERKNTAPEGAELVAAERPQGVFSRQLVLGEALDAENVTAGYDGGVLTLRIPVAAKAQPRKIEITSGQGPQQQISA, encoded by the coding sequence ATGTTGATGATGAGCGATCCCTTCCGCCAGCTGGACCGGCTTGCCCAGCAGGTCTTCGGCACGGCCGCGCACCCGGCCGCCATGCCACTGGATGTCTGGCGGGAGGACACCGAGTTTGTGATCGCGGTCGACCTGCCCGGCGTGGACGTGAACTCAATCGACGTCGACATCGAGCGGAACGTCCTGACTGTGAAGGCTGAGCGGAAGAACACCGCCCCCGAAGGGGCCGAGCTGGTGGCCGCTGAGCGGCCGCAGGGCGTCTTCAGCCGGCAGCTGGTCCTCGGCGAGGCGTTGGATGCCGAGAACGTGACCGCCGGGTACGACGGCGGGGTGCTGACCCTGCGTATCCCGGTCGCGGCCAAGGCACAGCCACGGAAGATCGAAATCACCAGCGGCCAGGGCCCCCAGCAGCAGATCAGTGCCTAA